Proteins from a genomic interval of Rosa chinensis cultivar Old Blush chromosome 2, RchiOBHm-V2, whole genome shotgun sequence:
- the LOC112187301 gene encoding uncharacterized protein LOC112187301 gives MAVLHSCAPFLQTPRVPLSLFSRQKHCSPPFWAVGGPFRSCNGQPKTSVLVAKAGRRLKLGTQKESEGEDGGFSDEEGEGEDGFSSGSGFMGRGEGKEFDRDPEFAEIMGACLDDPQKARSKMEERLRKKRNKILHTKSGSGEPMRVVFNDYGFSNSYIWFEFYNIPLEQDVSLISDTIRSWHIIGRLGGCNSMNMQLSQSPLDKRPSYDPIQGANVTPTTFYNIGDLEIQDNLGRVWVDIGTKEPLILDVLINALTQISSDFVGIKQVVFGGTEFEHWKENMTSEEVGYTVHKI, from the exons ATGGCTGTCTTACACAGCTGCGCGCCTTTTCTGCAAACTCCGAGGGTTCCCTTATCCTTATTTTCCCGCCAGAAACACTGCTCGCCGCCGTTTTGGGCCGTCGGAGGTCCATTTCGGAGCTGTAATGGTCAGCCCAAGACGAGTGTATTGGTGGCTAAAGCGGGTCGGCGTTTAAAGTTGGGGACCCAGAAAGAGAGTGAAGGAGAAGATGGAGGCTTTAGTGATGAAGAGGGTGAAGGTGAAGATGGGTTTTCGAGTGGGAGTGGGTTTATGGGGAGAGGAGAAGGGAAGGAGTTTGATCGAGACCCTGAGTTTGCTGAAATAATGGGTGCATGTCTTGATGACCCACAAAAGGCTAGGTCCAAG ATGGAGGAGAGGttgaggaagaaaaggaacaagATATTGCATACAAAATCGGGGTCAGGGGAACCCATGAGAGTGGTATTCAATGA CTATGGATTCTCAAATTCATACATATGGTTCGAGTTCTACAACATTCCCTTGGAACAAGATGTTTCCTTAATCTCGGAT ACTATTCGATCGTGGCACATTATTGGACGCTTGGGTGGATGCAATTCCATGAATATGCAA TTGTCACAATCCCCTTTGGATAAACGACCAAGTTATGATCCCATTCAGGGAGCAAATGTGACACCAACCACATTTTACAATATTGGAGATCTTGAGATTCAAGACAACTTGGGACGTGTTTG GGTGGATATCGGTACTAAAGAGCCACTGATACTGGATGTTCTGATAAATGCATTGACTCAGATAAGCTCCGA CTTTGTTGGAATCAAGCAAGTGGTGTTTGGTGGAACTGAATTTGAACACTGGAAGGAGAACATGACATCAGAGGAAGTTGGATATACTGTTCACAAGATTTAG
- the LOC112183536 gene encoding uncharacterized protein LOC112183536 has translation MSFSVIKNPCGTSSRHQAILDWAASLPEDLVFTILDNLFEPIDHVHLAAVCKLWPSLAKCYNRSTHRWPKLLPPMLMFPISFSTTPWVLYSLSEGKIYDNINIRCTMPGFGSLMANRCNGCGQGWLATVDDQLAGLPVLKLINPFRKEIIPVNRIGCPLVMSSKPNEFPKLILYGDPTLEGDNMQLYGKVYAVDKNFGRIVSFDVNRCSSGMSRRPKIHNTSGMCQSSQSCLVESTKGELLHVRRFSTLRIERNQGAMPFTHTFKVYKLVFDDTGSIVKQVELKTIGDETLFVGDSRSMSVLASSFSWCKPNSIYYTKRFVDSG, from the exons ATGAGTTTCTCTGTCATAAAGAACCCCTGTGGCACAAGCAGTCGTCACCAAGCTATTCTGGACTGGGCAGCAAGTCTTCCGGAGGATCTTGTGTTTACTATTCTGGATAACCTATTCGAACCCATTGACCATGTTCATTTGGCTGCAGTCTGCAAGCTTTGGCCTTCCCTTGCCAAATGCTACAATCGTTCAACACATCGCTGGCCTAAGCTACTCCCTCCCATGCTCATGTTCCCGATTAGTTTTAGTACTACTCCATGGGTACTTTATAGCCTATCTGAAGGAAAAATTTACGACAACATTAACATAAGATGTACAATGCCTGGTTTTGGTAGTCTCATGGCTAACAGATGCAATGGCTGTGGCCAGGGTTGGTTGGCCACAGTAGATGATCAACTGGCTGGACTTCCTGTTCTAAAGCTCATAAACCCTTTCAGAAAAGAAATCATTCCTGTGAATCGCATCGGATGTCCCCTCGTCATGAGCTCTAAGCCAAATGAGTTCCCAAAGCTGATCTTGTATGGCGATCCCACACTAGAAGGGGACAACATGCAGCTTTATG GTAAAGTCTACGCAGTTGACAAGAATTTTGGAAGAATTGTGTCGTTTGATGTTAACAGATGCAGTTCTGGTATGTCACGAAGGCCAAAGATACACAATACTAGTGGTATGTGCCAGAGTTCTCAATCATGTCTTGTGGAATCAACTAAAGGAGAGCTTTTGCACGTTCGAAGATTTTCAACACTACGGATAGAAAGGAATCAAGGGGCAATGCCTTTCACTCACACCTTCAAGGTTTACAAGTTGGTGTTCGATGACACCGGATCCATTGTGAAGCAGGTCGAGTTAAAAACCATTGGAGATGAGACTCTGTTTGTTGGTGACAGTCGATCAATGTCTGTTTTGGCCTCGAGTTTTTCTTGGTGCAAACCGAACTCCATATATTATACAAAGCGATTCGTTGACTCTGGATGA
- the LOC112189918 gene encoding uncharacterized tRNA/rRNA methyltransferase slr0955: MYATNLTKGQAFPLAIRVCSKPRSFKGFHSSKPQSLQIGAHPKPSLNLSSPLVDFATDSSYRVVGNGIVAKPRSNMSGFRVRSATQNWMLVRGRGFSNWSSRGGNGESSSVGRSGNRLPWLAAKEAKRLEQRATATKIPLSSWGESAKRLEKDSNAGSSGEEAMSLARSRGGDRHSKSSWDKSAKRVEEERKPKAERSSWEVSSEGFVGNGGPSEKRSAERRIGMVKDRRSEYSVRDRRQEKANSEGSGEEEEMDVGDDPRWDQIKNKFRRMEDVKSEKPEYRRWDRQENWGRKTWQEASESSVPRLVGQGVYGVGPVLAALSAGRREFYTLYVQEGLDLSNNNRKKKDKKGFERVLRMAENFGVNIKELRKHDLNMAADNRPHQGLLLDASPLEMVKIKELDPVSVEEDKGSLWVALDEVTDPQNLGAIIRSSYFFGAAGVVLCAKNSAPLSGVVSKASAGSLELMELRYCKNMMQFLTSSAENGWRVLGGSVSSKAIPLNEIVPCEPTILVLGSEGTGLRPLVERSCTQLIRIPGNIPADVAAAGFDDSESVEVNHGCSAEEFQSFLAVESLNVSVAAGVLLHHLVGNNEKSEVHVVAQQNNGLD; this comes from the coding sequence ATGTATGCTACTAATTTGACAAAGGGCCAAGCATTTCCATTGGCTATCAGGGTTTGTTCAAAACCCAGAAGCTTTAAAGGGTTCCACAGCTCAAAGCCCCAATCTTTACAGATTGGTGCTCACCCAAAACCCTCACTAAACCTTAGTTCCCCTTTGGTTGATTTTGCTACCGATTCTAGTTATAGGGTTGTAGGAAATGGAATTGTTGCAAAACCCAGAAGTAATATGAGCGGATTCAGGGTTAGAAGTGCTACACAGAATTGGATGTTGGTAAGAGGTAGAGGTTTTTCGAATTGGTCTAGTCGGGGGGGTAATGGAGAGAGTAGTAGTGTGGGAAGAAGTGGAAATAGACTGCCGTGGTTGGCAGCTAAGGAAGCAAAGAGATTGGAGCAGCGAGCAACGGCTACAAAAATACCTCTTTCATCTTGGGGGGAGTCTGCTAAGAGGTTAGAGAAAGACAGCAATGCTGGTTCTTCTGGGGAAGAGGCCATGAGTTTGGCCAGGAGTAGAGGGGGAGACCGCCATAGTAAGTCCTCATGGGACAAATCAGCAAAAAGGGTAGAGGAAGAAAGAAAGCCGAAAGCTGAGCGTTCTTCTTGGGAGGTGTCTTCAGAAGGTTTTGTTGGGAATGGTGGTCCATCGGAAAAGAGGAGTGCAGAAAGAAGAATTGGAATGGTGAAGGATAGGCGAAGTGAGTATAGCGTGAGGGATAGAAGACAGGAAAAAGCCAACTCAGAAGGGAGtggagaggaggaagaaatggaTGTTGGTGACGATCCAAGGTGGGATCAGATCAAGAATAAGTTTAGGAGAATGGAAGATGTCAAATCTGAGAAACCTGAGTATCGAAGGTGGGATAGGCAGGAAAATTGGGGCAGAAAGACATGGCAAGAGGCTAGTGAATCGTCGGTGCCTAGACTGGTTGGCCAAGGTGTTTATGGTGTTGGTCCAGTTTTGGCTGCTTTGTCAGCTGGAAGAAGAGAATTTTATACGTTGTATGTTCAAGAAGGGCTGGATTTGAGCAATAATAATAGGAAGAAGAAGGACAAGAAGGGATTTGAGAGAGTTTTGAGGATGGCTGAAAATTTTGGGGTGAACATAAAGGAATTGCGCAAGCATGATCTTAATATGGCCGCTGATAATCGACCCCATCAGGGTCTGCTTCTAGATGCCTCTCCATTGGAGATGGTTAAAATTAAGGAATTGGACCCTGTTTCAGTAGAGGAAGATAAGGGTTCTCTTTGGGTAGCTTTGGATGAGGTTACAGATCCTCAAAATTTGGGGGCAATCATCAGGTCCTCTTACTTCTTTGGAGCTGCAGGCGTGGTGTTATGCGCAAAGAATTCAGCCCCACTGAGTGGCGTTGTGAGCAAAGCAAGTGCAGGCTCACTTGAGTTAATGGAGTTGCGATATTGCAAGAACATGATGCAGTTTCTAACATCCTCAGCTGAAAATGGTTGGCGTGTTCTTGGTGGTTCTGTTTCTAGCAAAGCTATTCCTTTGAACGAGATAGTACCTTGTGAACCAACCATTCTTGTTCTGGGTAGTGAGGGCACTGGGTTGAGGCCTTTGGTGGAAAGATCATGCACTCAATTGATTAGAATCCCCGGGAATATTCCTGCAGATGTAGCTGCTGCTGGTTTTGATGATAGCGAATCCGTGGAAGTGAATCATGGGTGCTCTGCTGAAGAGTTCCAGTCGTTTTTGGCTGTGGAGAGCTTAAATGTCAGTGTTGCAGCTGGTGTGCTTCTTCATCACTTagtgggaaacaatgagaaaagtGAAGTTCATGTGGTTGCTCAGCAGAATAACGGACTGGATTGA
- the LOC112190504 gene encoding mitochondrial import inner membrane translocase subunit TIM17-2 codes for MGTPETSRQPCPDRILDDAGGAFGMGAIGGGAYHFFKGIYNSPRGARLSGASQAIRMNAPRVGGGFAVWGGVFSTFDCALVNIRQKEDPWNSIISGAATGGFLQMRQGLGATARSAAVGGMFLALIEGAGIIVSKCMEQKQNEMAIVAGMHGLPGPEEVGSDGSSSGGSWLGGWFGKGKEAEAAGSGSETKVLESFDAPPVPSFEFK; via the coding sequence ATGGGAACTCCAGAAACTTCTCGGCAGCCGTGCCCGGACCGAATCCTCGACGACGCCGGCGGAGCCTTCGGGATGGGCGCCATCGGAGGAGGCGCGTACCACTTCTTCAAAGGAATCTACAACTCGCCCAGGGGAGCGCGTCTCTCCGGCGCGTCCCAGGCCATCCGCATGAACGCGCCGCGCGTGGGCGGAGGATTCGCCGTATGGGGCGGCGTCTTCTCCACCTTCGACTGCGCATTGGTCAACATTCGGCAAAAAGAGGACCCCTGGAACTCGATCATCTCCGGCGCGGCCACCGGCGGCTTCCTCCAGATGCGGCAGGGGCTCGGCGCAACGGCGAGGTCCGCCGCCGTGGGAGGGATGTTTTTGGCCCTAATCGAAGGCGCCGGGATCATTGTGAGCAAGTGCATGGAGCAGAAACAGAATGAGATGGCGATAGTTGCTGGAATGCACGGTCTGCCTGGACCGGAGGAGGTTGGGTCGGATGGAAGCTCCTCCGGTGGTTCGTGGTTAGGAGGGTGGTTTGGGAAAGGCAAAGAGGCTGAGGCGGCCGGCAGCGGAAGCGAGACGAAGGTTCTGGAGAGTTTTGATGCGCCTCCGGTGCCGAGTTTTGAGTTCAAGTGA
- the LOC112183537 gene encoding mitochondrial import inner membrane translocase subunit TIM17-2: protein MWNGLPWERWSYKVIERPCSVTKPLQQARLFPSQRTSSSSSLLLYFSLFNRQNPENLNPDRETCPKPSPDHVVNVVGGTFGVGFVFGGALHFLKGIYNSPGGARLAGAAQAIRINAPLVGGRFARTTGTGTSPALPPDAAGVRADGEVHRRGRGTVGPTRRLGDHDGQVLGAVSPSALLHWYVTEEPGASMPGLPGPEAVGSEGSPGPEAVRSEGSSKPEAVGSEGSARPEAVGSEGSSSGGSWFGKGKESEAASSGSETKVLESFDAPPVQGFEIKVTWRAD from the exons ATGTGGAATGGCTTACCGTGGGAGAG ATGGTCTTACAAAGTGATCGAAAGACCCTGCTCCGTCACAAAGCCACTACAACAAGCGAGGCTATTTCCGTCACAACGCACAAGTTCCTCTTCCTCTTTACtcttatatttctctctcttcaaccGGCAAAACCCTGAAAACTTAAACCCTGACCGTGAAACTTGTCCGAAGCCGTCCCCGGACCATGTCGTCAACGTGGTCGGCGGAACCTTCGGGGTAGGCTTCGTCTTCGGAGGCGCCCTTCACTTCCTCAAAGGAATCTACAACTCGCCCGGTGGCGCGCGTCTCGCCGGCGCCGCCCAGGCCATCCGTATCAACGCTCCGCTCGTGGGCGGCCGCTTCGCC AGGACCACTGGAACCGGAACATCGCCGGCGCTTCCGCCAGATGCGGCAGGGGTTCGAGCCGACGGCGAGGTCCACCGTCGTGGGAGGGGTACTGTTGGCCCTACTCGAAGGCTTGGAGATCATGATGGACAAGTTCTTGGAGCAGTATCACCATCAGCATTACTGCATTGGTACGTGACTGAGGAACCTGGTGCTAGTATGCCCGGTCTACCTGGGCCGGAGGCGGTTGGATCAGAGGGAAGCCCTGGGCCGGAGGCGGTTAGGTCAGAAGGAAGCTCTAAGCCGGAGGCGGTTGGGTCAGAAGGAAGCGCTAGGCCGGAGGCGGTTGGGTCAGAAGGAAGCTCCTCCGGTGGTTCGTGGTTTGGGAAAGGCAAAGAGTCTGAGGCGGCCAGCAGCGGAAGCGAGACGAAGGTTCTGGAGAGTTTTGATGCGCCTCCGGTGCAGGGTTTTGAGATCAAAGTGACGTGGAGGGCTGATTAG